One part of the Prochlorococcus marinus str. MIT 9313 genome encodes these proteins:
- a CDS encoding iron uptake porin, producing MKLFQQLLVAPAALGLMAPMAANAADLDIKGVSDYSASSEQVTSISQFQDVYPTDWAYQALSNLIERYGCVAGYPSGSYLGNRAMTRFEAAALLNACLDRITEVTDELRRLLNEFEQELAILKGRVDGLEARVGELEATQFSTTTKLVGQTSFVIGANSYGGDARQGFRDEVFTTSAWAGSNYRSGKAGDERADEAAAASGATVFNYDMRLELNTSFTGKDLLKTRLRAGNFAESPFGSNGYVGLSAMEVAFGESGDENEVTVDRLWYQFPLGEEFTATIGGMVRQDNMLAVWPSNYPAETVIDFFTYAGAPGAYNLAKGGGAGIWWDDNDSGWSISTSYLSTNADDGNPNTGGVATDGAGSNATAQIAYADERWGAAAAYNYASTDNGVGLYAGNGTPLANDIQGFGTTNSFALSAWWAPENTGWMPSVSAGWGINSVSSNSNSGNTQVLGVDTDDILDSATSQSWYVALQWEDAFIEGNVLGVAGGQPTFVTNLNWDGKFEDAYKKAYGEDPDDNVADGNYAFELWYKFQVTDNISVTPAVFYLSRPYGELTDGSLTKGGEDDTFSNFGGLVRTTFKF from the coding sequence ATGAAACTCTTCCAGCAATTGCTGGTGGCACCTGCTGCTTTGGGCCTTATGGCACCAATGGCTGCTAATGCCGCAGACCTAGACATCAAAGGTGTGTCCGATTATTCGGCCTCCAGCGAGCAGGTCACCAGCATCTCCCAATTCCAAGATGTTTACCCAACCGATTGGGCTTACCAGGCGCTGAGCAACCTGATTGAGCGCTACGGCTGTGTAGCTGGCTATCCAAGCGGAAGCTACCTCGGCAACAGAGCAATGACCCGCTTTGAAGCGGCTGCTCTATTGAATGCTTGCCTCGATCGCATCACTGAAGTCACCGACGAACTGCGTCGTCTGCTCAACGAATTCGAGCAGGAGCTCGCAATCCTCAAGGGCCGTGTTGATGGGCTAGAAGCCCGCGTTGGTGAACTCGAAGCCACTCAGTTTTCCACCACCACCAAGCTTGTTGGTCAGACATCCTTCGTGATTGGCGCCAACAGCTACGGCGGTGACGCTAGACAAGGCTTCCGAGATGAGGTTTTCACCACATCCGCGTGGGCTGGCTCAAACTACCGCTCTGGAAAGGCCGGCGACGAGCGAGCTGATGAAGCTGCCGCTGCCTCTGGCGCGACCGTCTTCAACTACGACATGCGCCTTGAGCTGAATACCAGCTTCACGGGTAAGGATCTCTTGAAGACTCGTCTGCGCGCGGGCAACTTTGCCGAATCCCCCTTCGGCAGTAATGGCTATGTCGGCCTCTCAGCCATGGAAGTGGCTTTTGGAGAATCTGGTGACGAGAATGAAGTCACCGTTGATCGCCTCTGGTATCAGTTCCCACTCGGCGAAGAGTTCACTGCGACCATTGGTGGCATGGTTCGCCAGGACAACATGCTTGCCGTATGGCCAAGCAACTATCCTGCTGAAACTGTCATCGATTTCTTCACCTACGCGGGTGCACCTGGTGCTTATAACCTCGCCAAAGGTGGTGGAGCCGGTATCTGGTGGGATGACAACGACAGCGGTTGGAGCATTAGCACTAGCTATCTCTCTACAAATGCTGATGATGGCAACCCCAATACTGGTGGAGTTGCTACTGATGGTGCTGGCTCCAATGCAACAGCCCAAATCGCTTACGCCGATGAGCGTTGGGGTGCTGCTGCGGCCTACAACTACGCCTCCACTGATAATGGCGTAGGTTTGTATGCTGGAAATGGCACACCACTTGCTAATGACATTCAAGGCTTTGGAACTACCAACTCCTTTGCTTTAAGCGCTTGGTGGGCTCCAGAAAATACCGGTTGGATGCCAAGCGTCAGTGCTGGTTGGGGTATTAACTCCGTAAGTAGCAACAGCAACTCCGGCAACACACAGGTGCTGGGCGTTGACACTGACGACATCTTAGATAGTGCTACATCTCAATCCTGGTATGTAGCTCTTCAGTGGGAAGATGCATTCATCGAGGGCAATGTCCTAGGTGTTGCAGGAGGTCAACCCACCTTCGTGACCAACCTTAATTGGGACGGGAAATTCGAAGATGCGTATAAGAAAGCATACGGCGAAGATCCAGATGACAATGTTGCTGATGGCAACTATGCATTTGAACTCTGGTACAAGTTCCAGGTTACAGACAACATTTCTGTGACTCCTGCCGTGTTCTATCTCAGCCGTCCTTACGGTGAGCTGACTGATGGCTCACTTACCAAAGGCGGCGAAGACGACACCTTTAGCAACTTTGGTGGTTTAGTTAGAACCACATTTAAGTTCTGA
- a CDS encoding 4-amino-4-deoxy-L-arabinose transferase yields the protein MGLLLLWLVACVLALVGLGDLPLRDFDEGIVARVAFELSQKQGPEALLPTLWESPYLNKPPGLHWLVAAAIQLNNNGGSSLTWLPSNTLVRLTPALLSTLIVPLGGLVQWHLRPNDRTSCLATAAILLTLMPVVRHGRLAMLDGPQLSAMALLWLLILSLDRSQMDRWRTLGAGLISSGMLLLKAPLLLPTAVAALIPILWGGEFRRWWRWPLTGWFAVGLIPGLTWHLWHGLHRGTGALWLWGGDGAGRVLFDAGEGSDLGWRVPAIELLEGGWPWLLLWPFAMAWAWRQRHNRWGKWALGTQVILAIAILPLKTQLPWYSHPLWLPFALLCGAPLAWLINRKDVTNPPGAAVLKHVPFLWLALGTTLVLFGLIGASGRVLKFYPYSGIALAAGVGWSIGGWLMLRPTHAKRKLGAISMVAGSVAALYLLMGSSLWLWELNENWPVEPVAQLAAQAKGAKVVLEGNDERPSLNWYAGQRISSLDAVPDAEWILTRNPQRISSMAQERQCKVAKNKEDWALLFCGPPNQ from the coding sequence ATGGGGTTGCTACTGCTGTGGCTTGTGGCATGCGTGCTTGCACTGGTGGGGCTAGGAGATCTACCCCTACGCGATTTTGATGAAGGCATCGTTGCCAGAGTGGCCTTTGAGTTAAGCCAAAAACAAGGCCCAGAAGCTCTACTACCCACCCTGTGGGAATCGCCCTACCTCAACAAACCACCAGGCTTGCATTGGCTGGTTGCTGCAGCAATACAACTCAACAACAACGGCGGGTCCTCTTTGACATGGCTCCCCTCAAACACTCTGGTGAGACTGACGCCGGCATTGCTATCGACGCTGATTGTTCCCTTAGGGGGGCTCGTGCAATGGCATCTAAGACCAAATGATCGAACGAGCTGCCTTGCTACAGCTGCAATTTTGCTAACGCTGATGCCAGTGGTACGACATGGTCGGCTAGCCATGCTCGATGGTCCACAACTCAGTGCCATGGCCTTGTTGTGGTTACTCATTTTAAGCCTCGACCGCAGCCAAATGGACCGCTGGCGAACGCTGGGGGCAGGACTCATCAGCAGTGGCATGCTGCTGCTCAAAGCCCCTCTACTGCTGCCAACAGCAGTAGCAGCCTTGATTCCTATCCTCTGGGGTGGCGAATTCAGGCGATGGTGGCGATGGCCACTTACAGGCTGGTTTGCAGTAGGGCTGATCCCTGGTCTGACCTGGCACCTCTGGCATGGCTTACATCGAGGAACTGGAGCGTTGTGGCTCTGGGGAGGCGATGGTGCAGGCCGCGTCCTGTTTGATGCTGGAGAAGGCAGTGACCTCGGCTGGAGAGTCCCGGCCATTGAGTTGCTGGAGGGTGGTTGGCCATGGCTATTGCTATGGCCCTTCGCAATGGCCTGGGCCTGGCGTCAACGACACAACCGTTGGGGCAAATGGGCACTGGGCACGCAGGTCATTTTGGCCATTGCAATCCTGCCACTTAAGACCCAACTCCCCTGGTATAGCCACCCCCTTTGGCTGCCATTTGCACTGCTCTGTGGAGCACCACTGGCCTGGCTCATTAACAGGAAGGATGTGACAAATCCTCCTGGTGCAGCAGTTTTAAAACATGTTCCGTTCCTCTGGCTGGCCCTAGGAACCACTCTTGTTCTATTCGGGCTCATCGGCGCATCAGGGCGAGTTCTCAAGTTTTATCCCTATAGCGGTATTGCACTCGCTGCTGGGGTGGGCTGGAGTATCGGCGGCTGGCTGATGCTGCGCCCAACCCATGCCAAACGCAAATTGGGCGCAATCAGCATGGTGGCTGGAAGCGTCGCAGCTCTATACCTATTAATGGGCTCCTCACTCTGGCTCTGGGAACTCAATGAGAATTGGCCCGTTGAGCCTGTCGCCCAACTCGCCGCACAAGCAAAGGGAGCGAAGGTGGTGCTCGAGGGGAATGATGAAAGGCCCAGCCTCAACTGGTATGCAGGCCAGCGCATCAGCTCCTTAGATGCTGTTCCCGACGCTGAATGGATCTTGACGCGCAATCCCCAGCGAATCAGCAGCATGGCTCAGGAACGGCAGTGCAAGGTTGCGAAAAACAAGGAAGACTGGGCCCTGCTTTTTTGTGGCCCACCAAACCAATAA
- a CDS encoding ArnT family glycosyltransferase, with protein sequence MAKSVARWAQQIWFPVGLGVILRLIQLQAPILGIHSWRQADTAAMARHFALEGTPIWLPQIDWSGASPGYVECEFPLYPYLLGQLYKLAGLHEWLGRGLSVLCSALTILLIIRIGRRLLDPISAWWGGVFFAVLPLGVYYGRTLQAEALLLLLAAMSIERLLVWKQRRSRWALLTSWLAFCLACLIKVLPLIWLGIPLLVVQMQPQPLGPALPLATLIRGLGKLARSPGPWLYAGSSILIGALWYGHAFQLGQTSDLSFGFWGNNSDRSSLSLLLDVNLWLNLLLRISVRNLAVLGVPIVIFGLWECRRNAGGQILAAGLLSMGACTAVFLRASSIHEYYQLPLLIFLCPLMGRGWHSLTKLIASKKLHDQWLININLALIVAISLTVLNFDYWALERRQTEIWMPLAQSIRKEVPSKARIVSVTGSDPSLLNLAQRQGWLTSAKSINQKQLQAWAAQGATHLVGSLNWEESFKPLTQGHARKNLQVLLCNQPNSTYCPQIPHQTYLVPIKELIR encoded by the coding sequence ATGGCGAAGTCTGTTGCCCGCTGGGCTCAACAAATCTGGTTTCCCGTGGGCTTAGGGGTGATCCTGCGCCTTATCCAATTACAGGCTCCCATCCTCGGCATCCATAGCTGGCGCCAGGCGGATACAGCAGCCATGGCGAGGCATTTTGCCCTGGAAGGCACACCGATCTGGTTACCGCAAATTGATTGGAGTGGAGCCAGCCCTGGATATGTGGAATGCGAGTTTCCTTTATATCCCTATCTACTTGGCCAGCTTTACAAGCTTGCGGGTCTGCACGAATGGTTGGGACGAGGCCTTTCGGTTTTATGTAGCGCACTAACCATCTTGCTCATCATCCGCATTGGGCGTCGCCTGCTTGATCCGATTAGCGCTTGGTGGGGCGGGGTCTTCTTCGCTGTCCTGCCACTAGGGGTTTATTACGGCCGCACTTTGCAGGCAGAAGCGCTGCTACTGCTACTAGCAGCAATGAGTATCGAGCGTCTGCTTGTCTGGAAACAGCGGCGCTCTCGGTGGGCTCTGCTCACCAGCTGGCTGGCATTTTGCCTTGCCTGCTTGATCAAAGTGCTGCCCTTGATCTGGCTCGGCATACCCCTTTTGGTCGTGCAAATGCAGCCTCAACCACTTGGACCAGCACTGCCACTTGCGACGTTAATTCGAGGCTTAGGAAAACTTGCACGTTCGCCTGGTCCTTGGCTCTATGCGGGTAGCTCAATACTGATTGGAGCCCTTTGGTATGGCCATGCTTTTCAACTTGGCCAAACCAGTGACTTGAGCTTCGGATTCTGGGGCAACAACTCTGATCGCAGCAGCCTGAGCCTGCTGCTGGATGTCAATCTCTGGCTAAACCTATTACTGAGAATCAGCGTACGAAACCTGGCTGTGCTGGGTGTACCGATCGTGATCTTTGGCCTGTGGGAATGCCGCCGAAATGCAGGTGGTCAAATTCTGGCAGCAGGCCTACTCAGCATGGGAGCCTGCACAGCAGTTTTCTTACGAGCAAGCTCCATTCATGAGTACTACCAACTGCCCCTATTGATTTTTCTCTGCCCATTAATGGGAAGGGGCTGGCATTCTTTAACGAAGCTAATTGCATCCAAAAAACTACATGACCAATGGCTGATCAACATCAACCTTGCTCTAATTGTTGCCATCAGCCTCACTGTACTCAATTTTGATTATTGGGCTCTCGAGCGTCGACAAACAGAAATCTGGATGCCATTAGCCCAAAGCATCCGCAAAGAAGTACCAAGCAAGGCTCGGATCGTAAGCGTGACTGGCAGTGATCCCAGTTTGCTGAACCTTGCACAGCGTCAAGGATGGCTCACCAGTGCCAAAAGTATTAATCAGAAACAGCTGCAAGCCTGGGCTGCACAAGGTGCTACCCATCTAGTAGGGAGCCTTAACTGGGAAGAAAGCTTTAAACCTCTCACTCAAGGACATGCAAGAAAGAACCTGCAGGTTCTTTTGTGTAACCAGCCAAACTCCACTTACTGCCCACAGATACCGCATCAAACCTATCTAGTACCAATCAAAGAACTCATCCGATAG
- a CDS encoding DUF2079 domain-containing protein, whose amino-acid sequence MDTKACPPRRLSLACLAIFLLLWAAAATRHALLQSNAYDLGLFDQWIWLASQGLPPYSSMEGVHLLADHGAWALYLAAIPYHFHASVQWLLASQAAGLSLTALPLWWVGRQAGLTPKLCWLICTLWWLQPVVFNANLFDFHPEVWVMPALAACYWASRAKKAWLWFGLLLLLLGCRDGLVLVVVGLGLEQALRKRWIWAFAAIGLALGWLAMLNHWLYPWLKGSTGGPKAAGALFSYLGDSFDEVLFNLITKPQLLIEHVDWIGGLIYLLLISIAVAPFWRRNSLPVLMGGLPLVLVNLLSEESPQRTLIHHYSLPIAVIAVVAAIDGLAVRPKQAVPWRLLTWSTICWVALAKPWFFSGPYLERLNALTPSHEAIANIPSSSRLATTSYLAPHLSQRIAIDFPRRKGKSLDLESFDVLLLNPKDPGWGSSQKHQQKLLSKAKQAGWWCESWDNGLELCQRSEHKSIKQP is encoded by the coding sequence TTGGACACCAAGGCCTGCCCACCCCGCCGCCTGAGCCTCGCCTGCCTGGCAATCTTCCTGCTGCTTTGGGCCGCCGCCGCAACTCGTCATGCTCTGCTGCAGAGCAATGCTTACGATCTTGGCCTGTTCGACCAGTGGATCTGGTTGGCCAGTCAAGGATTGCCACCCTATTCATCGATGGAAGGGGTGCATCTGCTAGCTGATCACGGCGCCTGGGCTCTCTATCTGGCAGCCATTCCATATCACTTCCATGCCAGCGTTCAATGGCTACTCGCCAGCCAGGCGGCTGGACTAAGCCTGACAGCACTACCCCTTTGGTGGGTGGGCCGACAAGCAGGCCTTACTCCAAAACTGTGCTGGCTGATCTGCACACTTTGGTGGCTGCAGCCAGTGGTGTTCAACGCCAATCTGTTCGACTTCCACCCAGAGGTATGGGTGATGCCGGCCCTGGCAGCTTGTTACTGGGCCAGTCGAGCCAAAAAAGCCTGGCTCTGGTTTGGCTTACTGCTCTTATTGCTTGGCTGCCGTGATGGACTTGTGCTTGTGGTGGTAGGCCTGGGGTTAGAGCAGGCTTTGCGTAAGCGATGGATCTGGGCCTTTGCAGCCATTGGATTGGCCTTGGGCTGGTTGGCCATGCTCAATCACTGGCTTTACCCCTGGCTGAAAGGAAGTACTGGAGGCCCTAAGGCAGCCGGAGCCCTTTTCTCTTACCTAGGCGACAGTTTCGATGAGGTTCTCTTCAATCTGATCACAAAGCCTCAGTTGCTAATCGAGCATGTGGATTGGATCGGCGGACTGATCTATCTGCTGTTAATCAGTATTGCCGTCGCTCCATTCTGGCGCCGAAACTCCCTACCCGTTCTGATGGGAGGTTTACCGCTAGTTCTGGTGAATCTGCTATCGGAAGAGTCACCGCAACGAACACTGATCCATCACTACAGCCTGCCAATTGCGGTGATAGCTGTTGTAGCTGCCATCGATGGACTGGCTGTACGCCCAAAACAAGCTGTTCCTTGGCGGCTACTGACCTGGAGCACCATCTGCTGGGTAGCCCTTGCTAAGCCCTGGTTTTTTAGTGGGCCTTATCTGGAAAGACTCAATGCATTGACCCCATCCCATGAAGCCATCGCAAACATTCCTAGCAGTAGCCGCCTTGCCACTACCAGTTATCTCGCCCCCCATCTCAGCCAACGCATTGCAATTGACTTCCCCCGCCGCAAAGGAAAGTCTTTAGATCTAGAAAGCTTTGATGTACTGCTTCTCAACCCAAAAGATCCAGGTTGGGGATCCAGCCAAAAACATCAACAGAAGCTATTAAGCAAAGCCAAACAAGCTGGCTGGTGGTGCGAAAGCTGGGACAACGGCTTGGAACTTTGTCAGCGATCCGAGCACAAATCGATCAAACAACCTTAA
- a CDS encoding DUF2079 domain-containing protein, giving the protein MSSLVSGLMSYRRDNFPWVVLGMAGGFWLVGLLIQFWRLESLTATYDQALFLQELWSTARGHFFESSLSSELSAAVANQDALPSIDYLHLGQHANVLTVLAAPLVALFGRWALPLIQVGLLALAGLVLWRMASARLSRPLAIRLTASYYLSGTVIGPLVENFHDLCWLPLLGFLVVDGLLKQGWRQVMACSFLMLLVREDAGLTLFSLGLWASLRRPGARAIGLMVMAMSLVYVAVMTGWIQPQFDSSLSDRFLQEKFGHLLQGRTGGTFTVLWTMVTHPLRLLAALVSPPGTTLAFLLAPALPLAFIPFVSLDVALMVAVPLFIALVSQGMSALSVTLRYVLALVPGLFMGAMLWWQAHSGFWSHLWFRRFWTGCLALGLVLTLASNPHRTFSALVPDSFSPLVHVSPGAMLQRAATARHAVGLVPDNASVAADTPLLPLLAEREVALRFPKHIEYYNRQDQIESVQWVLAFPGYYRSLMPLFRQETSRWRSINKALQELMEEGRYGVVSCADGLVVLRNSVDSSPDARRCLDALLALEPG; this is encoded by the coding sequence ATGTCATCTCTTGTCAGTGGGTTGATGTCTTATCGCAGAGACAACTTCCCTTGGGTGGTTCTTGGGATGGCTGGCGGCTTTTGGCTGGTCGGACTGCTGATTCAGTTTTGGCGCCTTGAAAGTCTGACTGCTACTTACGACCAAGCTCTTTTTTTGCAGGAGCTTTGGTCTACTGCTAGGGGTCATTTTTTTGAAAGTAGCCTTTCGTCGGAGTTGTCGGCAGCTGTTGCGAATCAAGATGCTTTGCCAAGCATCGACTATCTCCATCTTGGCCAGCACGCCAATGTGCTGACTGTGTTGGCAGCGCCCTTAGTTGCACTCTTTGGTCGCTGGGCATTGCCGTTGATTCAAGTGGGCCTGTTGGCTCTAGCAGGTTTGGTGTTGTGGCGGATGGCGTCGGCCCGATTGTCGCGACCCTTGGCGATTCGCTTGACCGCGTCCTACTACCTCAGTGGAACCGTGATTGGCCCACTTGTTGAAAACTTTCACGACCTTTGTTGGTTGCCATTACTGGGCTTTTTGGTTGTTGATGGTCTCCTGAAGCAGGGGTGGCGCCAGGTTATGGCTTGCAGTTTCCTGATGCTGTTGGTGCGTGAAGATGCGGGTCTCACCCTGTTTTCACTTGGATTGTGGGCATCGCTTCGTCGACCTGGTGCACGCGCTATCGGCCTCATGGTCATGGCGATGTCGTTGGTTTATGTGGCAGTGATGACTGGCTGGATTCAGCCCCAGTTTGATTCCTCCCTGTCTGATCGCTTCCTGCAGGAAAAGTTTGGGCATCTTTTGCAAGGCCGCACTGGTGGGACCTTCACCGTTCTATGGACGATGGTGACCCATCCGCTTCGTTTGCTGGCGGCCTTGGTGTCTCCCCCTGGAACCACCTTGGCTTTTCTGCTGGCGCCAGCGTTGCCTTTGGCCTTTATCCCCTTTGTTTCGCTGGATGTGGCCCTGATGGTGGCTGTGCCTTTATTCATCGCCTTGGTGTCCCAGGGCATGAGTGCGTTGTCGGTAACGCTCAGGTATGTGCTTGCTTTGGTTCCAGGGTTATTTATGGGCGCAATGCTTTGGTGGCAGGCCCATTCAGGTTTCTGGTCTCATCTTTGGTTCCGGCGTTTCTGGACAGGATGTCTTGCCCTAGGGCTTGTTTTGACTTTGGCAAGCAATCCCCATCGCACGTTCTCCGCTCTGGTACCAGATAGCTTTAGTCCATTGGTTCATGTCTCGCCGGGCGCCATGCTGCAGCGAGCTGCAACGGCCCGTCATGCCGTTGGGCTTGTGCCAGATAACGCCTCGGTCGCTGCTGATACTCCCTTGTTGCCGCTGCTGGCGGAACGGGAAGTTGCCTTGCGCTTCCCGAAACATATCGAGTACTACAACCGTCAGGATCAAATTGAATCGGTTCAATGGGTCTTGGCTTTCCCTGGCTATTACCGTTCGTTGATGCCACTGTTTCGCCAGGAAACGTCTCGTTGGCGATCTATCAATAAGGCCTTGCAGGAACTCATGGAAGAGGGGCGTTACGGGGTGGTGAGCTGCGCGGATGGGTTGGTGGTTTTGCGCAATAGCGTTGATTCCTCTCCTGATGCAAGACGTTGCCTTGATGCATTGCTAGCACTTGAGCCTGGATGA